In Methanococcus voltae, the sequence AAAAAAATAAAAAAATAAAATGAAATAATTTAATTTAATAAGTATTTATTCAAAATCTTCAGTGATTTCTTCTTCAATAATTACCGTATCAAATGAATCAGTTATTACAGATTTATAGTATGTAGCATAACACCTGTATGCATAGAATGAAATTATGGAGTAGGATAACGAAGCCACCAAAACCGTAATAATTCCCACTATCGCACCCATTTCAAAACTACCGCCTACTAACGATAATATGAAGCCCATACCCAATAAAAAGGTAGGTATCAATACAATAAGGGATATTATGGATACTACAATAAGTATAGCAAGCCATTTTAAACTCATCATTTTGCATATTTCTTTAACCTTAAAGAAAGCCGTAAATTCTTCAGTGTATGAATAATTAGAAACTGCCAATGGTATATACAACATCTGGAATATATTTATTATTGTGGTTAAAATCCCTGCAATCACGGGTATTTCCAAGTAATTAAAAGGCATTGAAACTAGTGTATGTATTGCTAAGAATATTAAACTCATTATAATACTGCCTATGGTTAATATAAGACCCTTACTTAATAAATCACCCCATTTTTCCCAGTTTGGCAATACCTGCTCCCCCGCTATAGAAGTTTTTATCAATTTTACAATATAACCGTTTGTAGCTAATGAAATTAATATCGATATAACTAACCATATTATAAATCCAATACCTAATGCCATAATTAACGAAAACGTTGTTTCAGGTGTCATACTACCCATATCTGACCCATACTTAGAAAGAATGGATATACCAGTTGTTAAAACAATAACTAACAATAAAACTAACGGTATAAATCCTAAAGCAGTAAATATTAAGAGTGCTTTAATATTACTTAATGAATATTTTAATGGATTTACGATATAATCATCCGCAAAACTCAAATAAATCCCCTCAAATTATTTTTTTAAATTATTTTTTATTTAACTTAGTTATTTATTAATAACCATTATATGACATTTATTTTATATATAAGTTATTAAATAAACTGAAAAATAGGATTTATAGTATAATATATGAGTATATAATACTAAAATTAAAAAAAGAAAAAAATAAAATAAAATAATTTAATTTAATAAGTATTTATTCAAAATCTTTAGTAGATTCATCCATATCGCCGGTTTCTGACTTTTCAAAAACCATTCTATTAAATGAACCGACTGCTACAGATTTATAGTATGTAGCATAACACCTGTACCCATAAAATGATATTATTGAAGAAGATAGTGCTGCCAATATTGCAGCTATAGTACCTATTACAGCACCCATTTCAAAATTACCACCTACTAACGATAATATGAAGCCTGCAACTAATGCAAAGGTAGGTATCATTAATATAATTGATACTATGGCCACTACGATAATTATGGCGAGCCATTTTAAACTCATCATATTATATATTTCCTTAACCCTAAAGAAAGCCATAAATTCTTCAGTGTATGAATAATTAGAAACTGCCAATGGCGTATACAACATCTGAAATATTGCCACTATTGCAGTTAAAATCCCTGCAATCATAGGTATTTCTAAATAATCAAAAGGCATTGAAAGTATTGCACTTATTGCTGAGAATATAAGAGCTATTAAAAAACTACCTATAATCAATATAAGACCTTTGAGTAATAAATCACTCCAATTTTCCCAGTTTGGCAATATCTGTTCCCCTTCTACAGACGTTTTTACCAATTTTACAATATAACCGTTTGTAGCTAATGAAACCAATATCGTTATAACTAACCATATTATAAATCCAATACCCAAAGTTGTAATTAATGAAAGTACTGAATCAGGCGTCATGCTACTTATATCCGACCCATACTTAGAAAGAATGGATATACCCGTTGTTAACACCATAATTAACAATAAAGCCAATGGTATAAATCCTAAAGCGGTATATATTAAAAGTGCTTTAATATTACTTATAGCATATTTTAAAGGATTTATAACATAATCGTCTCCAAATCCCATAATATCCCCCGAAATTTCAATATACTAACCTAAAAACATAATATGACTTAATTATCCCCTTATAACTACCATACTAATTTATTGGTTAGTAATACGCCATTTTTTTATGGTACGTACAATAATATATTTGATATTCATAATATAAATATATTAAAATATATCGATATTACCTGCATAAATAAACTAAATTTATGAAATCATATTAAAAAATTATAAATAAAAAACTAAATAAAAAAACGCAAATATGGTGATATTATTAAAATTGGAATACTTTGTGGTAAAAAAACCCGTGAAAATTTAAGAATATTTGATGAATTTAGTAAATATTTTGAAAAAGATGCTACAAATGAAAATAATGAAAATAATAAGAATATTAATCTTATAGAATTCATAGATACGAATAATTTTATTAATTTTAAAAATGAAGAAGAAATATTAAAGTACGATATAATAATATCAAGAGTTGAAAGGGATTTTTTAATTAAAGGATTGTATGTTTTGAAATACATTGAAAATATTAATGAAAAGAATTTAAAAAAAGGATTAAAAACTGTAAAACTTATTAATAGCTCTAAAGCAGTGGAAACTTGTCAAAATAAATATTTAACATATATAGAATTGAACGAATTCATGCCAAAATCATATTTAACGTTTTCAAAAGAATTTAAATATATTGAAGAAGTAATAATCAAAAATATTGAGTATCCTGTGGTTGTAAAACCTGTTTATGGAGGATATGGAAATAATGTATTAATGGCAAGAGATTCAAAAGAATTGAATAATTTATGCGATTTAATAAGTTCAGAAAATAGGGAAATATTTTTACAAGAATATATACAGTATAAACACGATTTAAGGGTTTTTGTACTTGGAAATGAAGTAATTGGCTGTATGGAACGAATTCCAAACGACAGCTGGAAAGCTAATTATTCACTTGGTGCAGAAATTAAAGAATTTAAAATCAGTGAAGAAATTAAAAATTGTGTATTAAAAGCAAGCAAACAATTGGGCGCTGAAATCGTAGGTGTGGACGTTTTAATAACTGAAAATAGCTTCAAAATTTTAGAAATGAATATTACACCACAATTTAGTGGAATGATACACTTTGTAGATGTCCCTAAAAAAATAGTTGAATATTGTGTAAATATGGTGCAAAATAGTAAAAATAATAGCGATAATAGCGATAATATCGATAATAAAGATAATAAAGATAATAAAAATTAAATAATAAAATTAAATAATAAAATTAAATTTTTGAACAAATGGATACTGTAGTACCGTTATTTCTTAATTTAGGTAATATTAAATCAATCAAATGAATTAAATCTTTTTCAGCATCATTTAAATCTAAATGATTTATCACGTCTAAAATTGCGCAAGGTTCTGAAACACCATATGTACCAATGGTTTTATATACAAATTCTGAATGTTCTAAATCGAATAAGTCTGAATATGTATTATATATATAGTTTAATTCATCTACGGAGTATATATTTAGAGGTTTTTTGAATTTAGATACTGTTTTTAAAATCCCTTTTTCATTTTTCTTCACTTCAACGGTTGAAAAGCTGTTAATCCGCCATATTGGGATATTTCTAAGATAACAAGCTTTTTTAATCGCCCAATATACTTTGTAGGGTGCAATACCTTTTCTTGCACCAACGCCAAAACATACTGGTTTGGCTTTTAAAATTATATTATCTTCAAATACCCAGTTTTCAACGTTTGAACATTCTTCATCTAAGTTATGATATGTTAATTCATAACTATCTTTTAATTTATCCGTTTCAGAATTTTTCCAAGATAAGGGTATGCTTAATTTTGGTTTATACTCCAAAACTGCCTTATTTATTTTTAATATGTCTTTTTTACACGGGGTTTCTAAAAAATATTTTTCAGAAAGTACGTCTATGCCAAGTTTATTATTTACGTCTGAAGCGGTGGTTTTTGAGACATTAATTTGTAATTCAGTTCCCAATAGTTCTGAAAAATACATACCTTGACCCAAATGGCTGGATAACAAAGGAATTATGTTATTCCCCATTTCATCAACTGCAATAACAAAAGGGTCCTGAGTCTTATCTTTTATAAATTCGTTTAATTCTCCGAGTATGTATTTTCTTAAGGTTATACCTGTTGCCATTATGAATATAAATCCTTTTTCAGTCCCCAAAGGTTTAAATTCTTTTGAAGATTCGAGAGAACAGTCATATTTATAATAGTTAAATACCTTTTTTATTTTTTCGCCAATTAATTCGCCTTTTTTGGTGATATATACAATTTTTATCATTTTTTTACCATTTAAATATATACTTTTTGTTATTATTATTACTATTATTACTATTATTGTTATTATTATTACTATTGTTATTATTATTACTATTGTTATTATTTGTCAAGTTTTTAATAATACTTTATTTTTAAAAATGTGTTTTAAAATATATTAAACTTACTATTAATTTAATTAAAGTAATCTTTAAAGTAATCTTTAAAATATTATTTAAAATATTATTTAAAATAATAAAAAAGGATATATATGATACATTTATTTGAGGGTGCTACTCAACTATAAAAGTCATTATATAAGCGATTTTGCAATAGAAAACGTCAATGTACCTTCTATTACGCCAGCAATAAGAATTAAAATCACTGAAACTACAAATATCCTCAAAGCATCTTGTAAATAAATTTTATGAAATTTTGAATCTTTTATCCATTTGATTAGTCCCATAAATGCTATAATACCTGCACTACTCGATAATATAAATCCTGGTATTTCAAATATGCCATGAGGTATCACTAACAATAAAAAGGTTGGTAAATCGCTAATTGAGGCTACATATGCCAATAAAAAAGCGTTAAATATCAAAATTATCAGTGAAAATATGGTTAATATTAAATTTAAGAATATTACAAACAAGTTGTTTATAATTATTGCAATAGTTAAATCAATAAATCCCATATTATTAAATTGTTCAAATTGGGGTGCTAAACTCTGAAATATCGTAGTTCCAAACTCTTCAAGACCCATTAAATTATACTTAATCATATAGAAGGACAATAAGAAAGAAATTAAGAATATTGCCGTTGTTGTGTATATTATATATTTTTGTCTTTTAAATGCGTAAAATGTTTCCAAAACCGCATAAACATTTTTGCTCATCTTATCCCCTTACATTTTTGGATTAAATCCGATAGCTTAATTAAAATCTATGGATTAAAGACTAAAATTATAAAATATCAATTAAGATTAATATCATAGTATATTACATTAATATTAATTTTATAATCAATATTGAATAATTACTTATAAAATTACAATAATAATTATATTCTAAATAGTATATATTATCTTTATATTTAATAAAATTATAACTTATAATTTAGAATACGTTTAAAATACACAAAAAAAGGATAATACATAAAAGATAAATGTATATCGTATAAAATTTTATATTATCAATAGTTAAAAAAAATATTATTAGGTTTTCAAATGGATAATGGTAATCGTATAAATTCAATAGATAACGAATATATTATGAAAAAATTGTCAAAATATGGCGTAAATTCAAAATTATTATTGGATTCGGGAATGAAAATGTGCATATGTACAGAAGAAGAGCAGGATGCTATAAAAAACGGATTTTATAACATATTAAATACTTCCGTAAAAAATCCGAATGTTTACACTTTATTAATCTGTGCAATACTGATGGATGAGGAAGGAAAAGCTGGAAATATGCCTTTTGATTATGAAAGCGACCCTACATACATATACTCTGACGAAGTAATAGGAATGAGCATTGCAAATGAAATAGCCGGTACTAAAGGAACTTTTAATTTTAAATGGTATGATGCTAAAAAACCCGGTATAATTGGTAAATTGGACAAAGAAGGATATATGTATTTAGATGATGCCGTAGCAGGGTTAGTTGCAGGGTGTATGTCTAAATTATTTGAAAATATCAACTGTAAATAATTTTATTAAATAAATGGGTTAAATAAAATAAATAATATAACTAAAATAAATAATATAACTAAAATAAACTAAAATAAACTAAAGTAAAATAATTGCATATATAACAGAATATGGGGATATGATGGATATAAAGTATCTTTACGAAAAAATAACAAACATGGAAAGCCTTGGAGATGAATTTCCCATTTTAAAGAGTCATATTACAAGAATGGACCCTTTTTTATTAGATGAAGTAAT encodes:
- a CDS encoding DUF4013 domain-containing protein yields the protein MSFADDYIVNPLKYSLSNIKALLIFTALGFIPLVLLLVIVLTTGISILSKYGSDMGSMTPETTFSLIMALGIGFIIWLVISILISLATNGYIVKLIKTSIAGEQVLPNWEKWGDLLSKGLILTIGSIIMSLIFLAIHTLVSMPFNYLEIPVIAGILTTIINIFQMLYIPLAVSNYSYTEEFTAFFKVKEICKMMSLKWLAILIVVSIISLIVLIPTFLLGMGFILSLVGGSFEMGAIVGIITVLVASLSYSIISFYAYRCYATYYKSVITDSFDTVIIEEEITEDFE
- a CDS encoding DUF4013 domain-containing protein; the encoded protein is MGFGDDYVINPLKYAISNIKALLIYTALGFIPLALLLIMVLTTGISILSKYGSDISSMTPDSVLSLITTLGIGFIIWLVITILVSLATNGYIVKLVKTSVEGEQILPNWENWSDLLLKGLILIIGSFLIALIFSAISAILSMPFDYLEIPMIAGILTAIVAIFQMLYTPLAVSNYSYTEEFMAFFRVKEIYNMMSLKWLAIIIVVAIVSIILMIPTFALVAGFILSLVGGNFEMGAVIGTIAAILAALSSSIISFYGYRCYATYYKSVAVGSFNRMVFEKSETGDMDESTKDFE
- a CDS encoding ATP-grasp domain-containing protein, which produces MFDEFSKYFEKDATNENNENNKNINLIEFIDTNNFINFKNEEEILKYDIIISRVERDFLIKGLYVLKYIENINEKNLKKGLKTVKLINSSKAVETCQNKYLTYIELNEFMPKSYLTFSKEFKYIEEVIIKNIEYPVVVKPVYGGYGNNVLMARDSKELNNLCDLISSENREIFLQEYIQYKHDLRVFVLGNEVIGCMERIPNDSWKANYSLGAEIKEFKISEEIKNCVLKASKQLGAEIVGVDVLITENSFKILEMNITPQFSGMIHFVDVPKKIVEYCVNMVQNSKNNSDNSDNIDNKDNKDNKN
- a CDS encoding cobalamin biosynthesis protein, yielding MIKIVYITKKGELIGEKIKKVFNYYKYDCSLESSKEFKPLGTEKGFIFIMATGITLRKYILGELNEFIKDKTQDPFVIAVDEMGNNIIPLLSSHLGQGMYFSELLGTELQINVSKTTASDVNNKLGIDVLSEKYFLETPCKKDILKINKAVLEYKPKLSIPLSWKNSETDKLKDSYELTYHNLDEECSNVENWVFEDNIILKAKPVCFGVGARKGIAPYKVYWAIKKACYLRNIPIWRINSFSTVEVKKNEKGILKTVSKFKKPLNIYSVDELNYIYNTYSDLFDLEHSEFVYKTIGTYGVSEPCAILDVINHLDLNDAEKDLIHLIDLILPKLRNNGTTVSICSKI
- a CDS encoding stage II sporulation protein M encodes the protein MSKNVYAVLETFYAFKRQKYIIYTTTAIFLISFLLSFYMIKYNLMGLEEFGTTIFQSLAPQFEQFNNMGFIDLTIAIIINNLFVIFLNLILTIFSLIILIFNAFLLAYVASISDLPTFLLLVIPHGIFEIPGFILSSSAGIIAFMGLIKWIKDSKFHKIYLQDALRIFVVSVILILIAGVIEGTLTFSIAKSLI
- a CDS encoding phosphatidylglycerophosphatase A — encoded protein: MDNGNRINSIDNEYIMKKLSKYGVNSKLLLDSGMKMCICTEEEQDAIKNGFYNILNTSVKNPNVYTLLICAILMDEEGKAGNMPFDYESDPTYIYSDEVIGMSIANEIAGTKGTFNFKWYDAKKPGIIGKLDKEGYMYLDDAVAGLVAGCMSKLFENINCK